A window from Sphingomonas aliaeris encodes these proteins:
- a CDS encoding ImuA family protein, translating into MSAALDSFAPSIAHLRTIATPVTEYRVLPFGVDEIDSRLGAGGLRAGALHEATAQSAALVDDAATTLFLAGIAAREAANTGGPVLWASCRADLYAPALEQAGLASANVIYAQPQDDAALLAVIEDAVRDGTPSAIIAEASKVAMVATRRLQLVAAEADMPVLLLRRRRGRDQDPFSEPSAAWTRWRIGSAPSARLDVAGVGRARWSVELARQRGGASFSLIVEGSDETGRLAVPAELGHRAAETVGTARYAAA; encoded by the coding sequence ATGTCCGCCGCCCTCGATTCCTTCGCGCCCAGCATAGCGCACCTGCGGACGATCGCCACGCCAGTGACGGAGTACCGGGTGCTGCCATTCGGCGTCGATGAGATCGACAGCAGGCTCGGAGCAGGGGGATTGCGCGCCGGTGCGCTTCACGAGGCAACCGCGCAGAGTGCGGCGCTGGTCGACGATGCGGCAACGACGCTGTTCCTTGCCGGGATCGCCGCCCGCGAGGCTGCGAACACCGGAGGTCCCGTTCTATGGGCGAGCTGCAGGGCCGACCTGTACGCTCCCGCCTTGGAGCAAGCCGGCCTCGCCTCTGCCAACGTCATCTACGCTCAGCCGCAGGACGATGCCGCGCTACTGGCCGTGATCGAGGACGCGGTCCGAGACGGCACACCTTCGGCCATCATTGCAGAAGCGAGCAAGGTAGCGATGGTCGCAACGCGTCGCTTGCAGCTGGTGGCAGCAGAAGCCGACATGCCGGTGCTACTTCTCCGCCGTCGCCGCGGCCGTGACCAGGATCCGTTTTCCGAGCCTTCCGCTGCCTGGACGCGCTGGCGGATCGGCTCCGCGCCTTCGGCGCGCTTGGACGTCGCGGGTGTGGGAAGAGCGCGGTGGTCGGTTGAACTCGCACGCCAGCGCGGTGGTGCATCCTTCTCCCTGATTGTGGAGGGCAGCGATGAGACGGGTCGTCTCGC